ACAAAAATGAAGCTCTTACTTCTCGGTGCCACTGGTCGTGTAGGAAGCCATATCCTCGACTATGCATTAAAGGATGGTCATGATATAACCGTTCTTGTTCGCTCAGCAGACAAGCTCCTTCATCTGGCTGCTGAAAATGTCCGTGTCCTGACCGGAAATGTTCTCGATCAAAAGGATGTTGCATCCGCCATCCGTGGAGTTGACGCAGTCATTAGCGCACTCGGGACAGACAAGGCAATGACGTTATCCGAGGGAACTCCTTATATTATTGAAGCAATGAAGCGAGAAGGCGTTTCACGCATTATTACTGTGGGCACCGCAGGCATCTTGCAAAGCAGAGTTTCCCCTGACCTGCTCCGCTATCAATCCAATGAGTCCAGACAAAAATTGACGCGTGCTGCCGAGGAACATCACAAGGCATACTCGCTCTTGGAACAGTCCGAACTCGATTGGACTATTGTATGTCCGACGTATTTACCTGATGGCGAGTATACAGGCACTTACCGGGTCGAGGCTCATCAGTTGCCTGTAGATGGGATGCAAATTTCCGTACCCGATACGGCGGAGTTTACGTATCAACAGCTTTCTAGTTCCGAATACATTCGGGCGCGAGTCGGCATTGCCTATTGATACATACAGGAAAAAAAACAGGCTCCTATCCGTAATGGAAGGGAGCCTGTTTTGCTTCTGTTGTGTCTTTATTTCTCGTTTACCAGCTTTTCCAGCTCATTTAATGTCTCTTCAAAGATTTCCATTGCTTGCTCGATTGGCTGGGACGTGGACATGTCCACACCTGCTGCTTTCAGCACCTCGATAGGCGGAGCAGAGTTACCCGCTTCGAGGAAGTTTTTGCGAACTCGATCCACTGCTGGCTGACCTTCATCCATGATTTGCTTCGCTAATGCTTGTGCAGCAGCAAAGCTCGTCGAGTATTGATAGACGTAGTATTTATAGTTGTAGAAATGGCTCACACGTGCCCATTCCATACCGATTTCCTCATCGGAAACCATGTCTTTTCCGTAGTACTTTTTATTGATGTCGAGGTAGATCTTCTTGATCGCTTCCGCATTCAGAGATTCCCCAGCTTGCTCTTTCTCGTGAATCGCTCTCTCAAACTCCGCAAACTGCGTCTGACGGAACAGCGTGGAACGGAAGTTTTCCAGATAGTGATTCAAAAGATACATCTTCTCTTCCTTCGTCTTCGCCTTCGCGTACATGCTCTTGAACAGCAGGGTTTCATTCATGGTCGAAGCCACTTCTGCCGTAAAGATTGGGTAGTTGGACGAAATGTACGGCTGGTTTTTGTTCGTGTAATACGACTGCATGGCATGTCCCATCTCATGGGCGATGGTATACACATCATCGAGCGTACCTTGGTGATTCAACAGTACGTATGGATGTGTGTCATAGGCACCCCATTGGTAAGCACCCGTGCGCTTGTCATCAGTGGAATAGACATCTGCCCAGCCGCCATCTAGGCCGTCAGACATTGCCTTCACATAGTCATCACCCATTACCTGTAGCCCATCAACAACAATTTTCTTTCCTTCGTCGAAGGAAATATATTTGTCATCAGATGGAACGATTGGCACGTAAATGTCGTACATGTGTAATTCCTTCACGCCAAGCATTTTCTTTTTCAAAGAAATGTAGCGATGCAGCAATGGCAGATTGTCATTCACCGTGTCAATCAGCTCATCATACACCTTCGTCGGTACGTTGTTCGGTGTCAGGCTTGCTTCCAACGCGGAATCGTAATTGCGTACAGCCGCGTAAAAATTATCGCCCTTTACTTTGGCAGCCAATGTCGATGCAAACGAGTCTTGGAAATCGATCAGAGCGCCATAGTATGCCTTGAACGCTTCTCTGCGCACATTTTGATCCTTGCTTTCCATATAGGAAATGAAATTCGCACGCGTCAACTGAACTTCCTTGCCTGTCTCATCTTTGATTTTAGGGAACCTCACGTCTTTGGACAGCATGCTGTAAATGTTAGTCGGTGCACCACCCAACGGAGACGATTTTGCCAAGAGCTGCTCCATATCCGCAGAGAGTGAGTACGGCTTCGTTCTCAGCATGTCTTCGATAAACAACTTGTAAGGCTCAAGCTCCTTTTCAGACAGCAAGCTCTTTATTTTGTCATCGGAAATCGCAACGATTTCAGGCTGTACCCACGAGGTTTTTTCTGTGACAAGCGTGTACATTTTCTCAGCGCGGTCTCCCAGCTTTTGCAGATCAGGATTCGCGGAGTTTACATCGAGAGACATGTTTGCGTACACGTATGCTTTGTCATTTAAGCGCATCAATTCAACATAGTCATCGAATGCCGCCTGCATCGCAGCAGAAGATGTACCTAGCTTGCCTTGGTGCTTTGTGAAAGCGTTTGCCAAAGATTCAACCTTAGCAACATCCTTTTCCCATTCCTTAACAGTCGGATAAATATGATCCAGCTTCCACTTGTACGCATCTGGGATCTCAGCGCGAGTTTGATAAGAAGGTTTCTCAGCAGCAAGTGCTACCGCCTGCGTGCTGTAAGGAATGAATGGTACGGATACTGTCGACAATGCAATGGCCAAAGCCGTAACTGATGCAAATACTTGCTTCTTCAAATCTCAATCGCCCCTTTTCTTCTATCTATTTTTGCCAAATTATAAGTGTGTAATTATATTTTCACCTGCCAAATTCCTTCTTACTAATAAAAATTTTTCAAATATTCAATAACAACCGTCAATTTATCCAGAGAAAATCCCCTTTTGTGGATAAGTCTGTGGATAAGTATTAGCTAACAACTTTTTATTCCCCACAGCGTTTGCAGACACTCCTTTTTCCTGCAAAAAGTTGTCCACATTTTCTGTGGATATGCTGTGAATAACTTATTTTCTTTGGAACTGGGGCATCCGCCTATACCTCGTAGTGGGTTCCTACATAGCATGAGTATTGAAACTACGGTAGGAGGTGTTAGCAAGTGGGTATCTTTAACGGCTTCGACGATTTTGCGCTGATCTTGGTTCTGTTCATCCTTCTCGTTATCGTAGGTTGCGACTGCGACTAACCTACTCCGCTGCCATCTAGCCTATCTGAAGGTAAGCTTGCATCCTCAGCAGCCTTACCTTCTCCAATTCCACATAGATCATAGCCAAGGCAATGCAGCCTAGGGATAATGATCAGTCATAACCTAAGTACCATCACCGGGAGATACATTTGATCGTACAAAAGGAAAAAGGATGCGCCTCTAATGGCTGCATCCTTTTTTTTACCCACATGCTTGGACTATTTCGACCCGGTCTGAAAAGTTATCCACTGCACTTGATTTACATTACCTGCTGTGTCTTTTACCAAACCCGCAATGAGACTTACCTGATATCTCGTATGTGGTTGCCATTTTCCTTTTGGCTTCACAGACAACATCCGCTTGCTTTTGTTCCACGTAATCGTATGCGGAACGATAGCCCCTTTTTCATCTGTCACACGAACTAATGGCCCGGCGGTTTTGCTGGAGAGGACTCCACCACCAACCAAAGCAATCTCTTCTGCAAACTGGAGTGTCACTTTATCCTGGAGCTTTACATTTTTAGCTCCGTGACCCGGCAATATGACTGCTTGTGGAGCGATATTATCCACAGGCTTTTTCGTTTGAAAGGTGCTGGTCAGCTCTGGATTTAAATTGCCTCGCTGATCCTTCACTTTTTTGGCCAGCAAGCTTACTCGATAGGACGCTCCTGCTTCCAGATTTCCTACCGGATCAATCGTCATGCTTCGATCTGTTTTGTTCCATTTTGCCGTAAAACGAACCTTCTTTTTTTTCGCATCCGTGAGCGAAATGATCGAGAGACCAGACTTGTCAGAGAGCTCTTGCCCATTTTTTAACGAAACCGGCCCCGAAAACGTCAGTGTAATGATTTGATCCGGGTCTATTTCCGCCGATTTGTCAGCCGGGGATATTCTCACTCCCCATTCGTTTGCCGACTTTGCCCACACTCCCTGTGATGGAAGTAGGAAAATCGCAAGCACTACTACCCATTGCAACCACCGAACACTCATCTTTTTCATCGAACCCCTCCCGTCTAAAACGACAAAGCCGCTCCCTGAATGAAGCAGATAAGCGCGTCTCTTCATCGTTTACAGGCATTGTAGAAAAAGACAGATGGGTTGATCAAAGAAATATGGTCTATGCTTGCGGTTCTTCCTCCGCGCGAATCAGTATCTTTTTCAGCTTGCGTTCAAATTCTAGTCGTCCAATCATCACACTATGATCGCAACCCGTACATTTGATTCGCACATCCATGCCCATGCGTATGACCTTCCACGCATTCGTGCCACATGGATGTGGCTTTTTCATCTGTACGACATCCCCCAGCCCAAATTGCTTGCGTTCCATTTCTCTTTCTCCTCTCTACACTGTTCCCTTTCCAGACACCGCGACGATTTTTGGATACGGAATTTGAATGCCTCGGTTGGTTAATTCCGTTCTGATCTTCGCACGCAAATTTCGATTGACCCCGTGATGCGTGTTCGGCTTACACTCAGCCGTAACCCGGATGATGACTTCGGAAGGTCCCAGTGCATGCACTCCTAAAATCTGTGGCTCAGCTACGATATCCGTCAATTCCGTTTGAGCCGATGCCAACACTTCTTTGAGCACAGACTCAACTTGGTTCAGATCTTCTTCATACGCTACAGATACGTCGACAACAGCTAACGTATTTTGCAAAGAAAAGTTCGTTACTTGATTAATCGTGCCGTTTGGAAAGATGTGTACCTCACCCGTCCAGCTTCGCACCTTTGTAATACGCAGACCTATCTCCTGCACCGTGCCCGTCAAATTGTTGATCGTTACTACGTCCCCGACAGCAAATTGGTCCTCAAAAATAATGAAGAATCCCGTAATGATATCACGAACGAGACTCTGCGCCCCAAAACCAACTGCCAGCCCCAGTACCCCTGCGCTTACCAAAACAGGGCGCAAATCAATACCCAACAGCTGCAAAATCATGAGAATCGCCAAAAAGTAAATGCCGTACTGCACGACATTGTTGACAAGAACCCGCATCGTGTCTACTCGACGTTGATCCATTTGAATCTTGCTTCCATGACGGTGCTGGAACACTTTATTTACGCCTGATTGCACAACCGACACGACGATTCGCGATAACAGGATAATCGCTGCGATTTTCAGTACAGCCATCCCTATATTTACCCACATATCGGCATCTGTCACATACGCATATACTTGGGCATAAATTCTCTCAAAAAAACCAGCTTGATTCATTCCTCCCGCTCCTTCTGCTCCCCGTTTTCGTCGACCTCGCTATACTGGCCAAAAAACTGACGGAAGTATCCTCGTATTACCACTTGTTGTTCCATCATGATTGTTTTTGCTCGTGAGTAATCCGACAGTGGGAACTCAATGGAAAGGGCACAGCCTGCCGTTATTTCCTTCGGCGTTGGTCTTGTATCGATCTCAATATCTTCGTACTCCAGCAGCATTTCTGCCCGCAAGGCTTGCTGCGTGGAATCAAACGCGATCAGCACCGTCTCTCCTCCCATTTCACTCCCCCTCATCTTTTTCACACAAACTACCATAGGCTCCTCTTATTTTACCTGTTCGTTTTCATGCATGCCAGCCTTGCTGAGTTTTCAAAACCTACGTAACTTTCCCATTAGCAGGTATAAAAATGTCATATCGGTACGATACTGTGAATACTTTTATATAACCTTTTACAGGTTGGTTTAAGCCAAGTCGGCAAGAGTGGGGGTTTCCATGAGTACATCCGATAATCGCAAGGATTATTCTTTGCCACCTTTTAAAGTGGAATACCGCAGTGAAAACGCAGACGAGCATCTCGCTGGTCACCTTGCACAGCGCTTTCGCTTAAATCGGTTCGATGACGACCTTGTCATTGTATGTATTGGGACAGACCGTTCTACTGGTGATGCTCTAGGCCCATTAGTAGGAACCAAGCTCATCGCACAGTCACCTCGTTTTTTGCAAGTGTACGGAACGCTTGAGGACCCTGTACACGCCATGAATCTTAAGGAAAAATTAGAGCTCATCCACGCGAATCATCCGACAGCTACACTCATTGCAGTCGATGCCTGTTTAGGTCAATTTAGTCACGTCGGAAACATCAATGTGATTAATGGTCCACTAAAACCAGGGGCTGGTGTAAAAAAAGAGCTGCCTCCTGTTGGTTCCTTCCACATTACCGGGATTGTCAACGTAGGAGGATTCATGGAGTATTTTGTCCTTCAAAATACCCGCCTCTCCATCGTCATGAACATGGCAGATATCATAGCTTCCGGACTGGCAAAAGCCGTAACACTGGCTTCTACGCCTAGTCGATTCGATAGTGTCCTATATGATTGACCGTTTTTCCCTGCAAAAGGTTCCATCCCTCTTTGGAAAACTTGCTTTTCGATCTGTTCTCTCCCTCAACGGATGACAGGTCTATTTTTTTTACACAAAAATCGTCAGGCGCTTTTCGATCACTTGAGCACTGATCGGCGTTGGCTCTACGCTTTCTCCATCTGCATGGACAGGCAGCTGTCCTGCAGCTTGTATCGTTACCTGCTTGCCCCTATAAAAACGGACACCCGGATGATGACGATGAGCTCCTGTGAATATTTTCGGAAAAGCAGCTAACAAGCCGAGTCGACTCATACCACTTACTACGCAAATGTCCGCAATGCCATCGTCCGGTATAGCATCGGGACAGATTAGCATTCCGCCTCCGTAATTCGGAATATTGGCAGCGACAACTAGCCAGACAGCCTCTAAACGAACCTCATGACCATCAACATTCAGTACGATGTCACGTGGCTGATACGTACATACGACGCGAATCACCGATATAATGTAGGCGAGTGCTCCTAGCTTGTACCGATTCAGCCAAGCTTTGTACACAGCTTGATCCGTTATCTTTGCTACCTGTGCATCGAATCCGGCCCCGATTGAATTCACAGCTACCTTTCCATTCAATAAAATCAGATCGATTCGCTTTTCCCCTTTTTCCGACAGAATTCTCTCTAATGCCTGTAACGGTTTCATCGGAATTCCATGTCCGCGAGCGAAATCATTCCCGGAACCAGCCGGTACCATTCCAAATCGACATTCTTCATTCGATTCGTATATCCCGTTTATCACGCCTCGGACCGTTCCATCCCCTCCGACAGCAATGATTTTATTTACTCCCTCTTTTTGGATCAGCTCTTTTGATAATTTTTCGGCGTCCCCCTCTCCTGATGTCAACCTGACATAAAAAGGCTCTCCTAGACGTCGTAGCGTCGGCTCAATTTGCCTCCATACTTTCAACCCTGTGCCATTGCCCGATACAGGATTGACGATTACACCCAACATAATCATTCTCTCCCCAACATGCTGTCGTACTGTACTGTCCCGTCCCACTTATCCATACTTGCTCACAAATCAAGTTTTTGTATCATATTATCGCATGCTATTTTTATCGATGATAGTTGATTTTTCATAAAAAAGACTCCTCCCGAAGGAAGAGCCTCTGTGTCAACTATGAAAACAGCTTTGAAATCCAATCTATAAAGGGAACTCCGACTGCTGCGATCACTAATGCTGGCATCATGTTGGCTACCCTTATCTGTTTGATTTCCAAAATGTTTAACCCAATAGCAATAATCATCAAGCCACCTACCGCCGTTACTTCTACTAGGATCGCATCCAGCATCGTTTCGCTCACCACACTGTAAATGCTCGTAGATAATAACGCAATCATGCCTTGATATAATAACACAGGCACTGCCGAAAAGATGACACCGATTCCTAGCGTCGATGTGAAAATGATCGCAGAGAATCCGTCTAGCAATGCTTTCATAAACAGTACTTCATGGTTGTTACGCAAACCACTGTCCAACGCACCCAGTACAGCCATAGCTCCAATACAGTACACCAGCGTCGTCGTGATAAAACCAGTGGCGATACTGCCTTGGC
This genomic stretch from Brevibacillus sp. DP1.3A harbors:
- a CDS encoding YjcZ family sporulation protein, giving the protein MGIFNGFDDFALILVLFILLVIVGCDCD
- a CDS encoding DUF951 domain-containing protein translates to MERKQFGLGDVVQMKKPHPCGTNAWKVIRMGMDVRIKCTGCDHSVMIGRLEFERKLKKILIRAEEEPQA
- a CDS encoding DUF554 domain-containing protein translates to MILLGTLVNAGAIILGALLGRMLKRIPESMRQTVMQGIALAVFVLGIKMCLGSDNFLLVIISIVLGTVLGEWIGIEKGLNNLGHWLERKVGGSQGSIATGFITTTLVYCIGAMAVLGALDSGLRNNHEVLFMKALLDGFSAIIFTSTLGIGVIFSAVPVLLYQGMIALLSTSIYSVVSETMLDAILVEVTAVGGLMIIAIGLNILEIKQIRVANMMPALVIAAVGVPFIDWISKLFS
- a CDS encoding NAD(P)-dependent oxidoreductase, whose translation is MKLLLLGATGRVGSHILDYALKDGHDITVLVRSADKLLHLAAENVRVLTGNVLDQKDVASAIRGVDAVISALGTDKAMTLSEGTPYIIEAMKREGVSRIITVGTAGILQSRVSPDLLRYQSNESRQKLTRAAEEHHKAYSLLEQSELDWTIVCPTYLPDGEYTGTYRVEAHQLPVDGMQISVPDTAEFTYQQLSSSEYIRARVGIAY
- a CDS encoding DUF3343 domain-containing protein, with the translated sequence MGGETVLIAFDSTQQALRAEMLLEYEDIEIDTRPTPKEITAGCALSIEFPLSDYSRAKTIMMEQQVVIRGYFRQFFGQYSEVDENGEQKEREE
- a CDS encoding Ig-like domain-containing protein; protein product: MKKMSVRWLQWVVVLAIFLLPSQGVWAKSANEWGVRISPADKSAEIDPDQIITLTFSGPVSLKNGQELSDKSGLSIISLTDAKKKKVRFTAKWNKTDRSMTIDPVGNLEAGASYRVSLLAKKVKDQRGNLNPELTSTFQTKKPVDNIAPQAVILPGHGAKNVKLQDKVTLQFAEEIALVGGGVLSSKTAGPLVRVTDEKGAIVPHTITWNKSKRMLSVKPKGKWQPHTRYQVSLIAGLVKDTAGNVNQVQWITFQTGSK
- the pepF gene encoding oligoendopeptidase F, with the protein product MKKQVFASVTALAIALSTVSVPFIPYSTQAVALAAEKPSYQTRAEIPDAYKWKLDHIYPTVKEWEKDVAKVESLANAFTKHQGKLGTSSAAMQAAFDDYVELMRLNDKAYVYANMSLDVNSANPDLQKLGDRAEKMYTLVTEKTSWVQPEIVAISDDKIKSLLSEKELEPYKLFIEDMLRTKPYSLSADMEQLLAKSSPLGGAPTNIYSMLSKDVRFPKIKDETGKEVQLTRANFISYMESKDQNVRREAFKAYYGALIDFQDSFASTLAAKVKGDNFYAAVRNYDSALEASLTPNNVPTKVYDELIDTVNDNLPLLHRYISLKKKMLGVKELHMYDIYVPIVPSDDKYISFDEGKKIVVDGLQVMGDDYVKAMSDGLDGGWADVYSTDDKRTGAYQWGAYDTHPYVLLNHQGTLDDVYTIAHEMGHAMQSYYTNKNQPYISSNYPIFTAEVASTMNETLLFKSMYAKAKTKEEKMYLLNHYLENFRSTLFRQTQFAEFERAIHEKEQAGESLNAEAIKKIYLDINKKYYGKDMVSDEEIGMEWARVSHFYNYKYYVYQYSTSFAAAQALAKQIMDEGQPAVDRVRKNFLEAGNSAPPIEVLKAAGVDMSTSQPIEQAMEIFEETLNELEKLVNEK
- a CDS encoding mechanosensitive ion channel family protein, yielding MNQAGFFERIYAQVYAYVTDADMWVNIGMAVLKIAAIILLSRIVVSVVQSGVNKVFQHRHGSKIQMDQRRVDTMRVLVNNVVQYGIYFLAILMILQLLGIDLRPVLVSAGVLGLAVGFGAQSLVRDIITGFFIIFEDQFAVGDVVTINNLTGTVQEIGLRITKVRSWTGEVHIFPNGTINQVTNFSLQNTLAVVDVSVAYEEDLNQVESVLKEVLASAQTELTDIVAEPQILGVHALGPSEVIIRVTAECKPNTHHGVNRNLRAKIRTELTNRGIQIPYPKIVAVSGKGTV
- the yyaC gene encoding spore protease YyaC, with the translated sequence MSTSDNRKDYSLPPFKVEYRSENADEHLAGHLAQRFRLNRFDDDLVIVCIGTDRSTGDALGPLVGTKLIAQSPRFLQVYGTLEDPVHAMNLKEKLELIHANHPTATLIAVDACLGQFSHVGNINVINGPLKPGAGVKKELPPVGSFHITGIVNVGGFMEYFVLQNTRLSIVMNMADIIASGLAKAVTLASTPSRFDSVLYD
- a CDS encoding diacylglycerol kinase family protein, with protein sequence MLGVIVNPVSGNGTGLKVWRQIEPTLRRLGEPFYVRLTSGEGDAEKLSKELIQKEGVNKIIAVGGDGTVRGVINGIYESNEECRFGMVPAGSGNDFARGHGIPMKPLQALERILSEKGEKRIDLILLNGKVAVNSIGAGFDAQVAKITDQAVYKAWLNRYKLGALAYIISVIRVVCTYQPRDIVLNVDGHEVRLEAVWLVVAANIPNYGGGMLICPDAIPDDGIADICVVSGMSRLGLLAAFPKIFTGAHRHHPGVRFYRGKQVTIQAAGQLPVHADGESVEPTPISAQVIEKRLTIFV